From Mycobacterium cookii:
GCGGGATCTCCGCCGTGGGCCGCGCTTGATTCCGGCTACTGATCAACTCCCACAGGATGTTTCGCTGCTCTTCGGCGTCGATGTTGAACGAGGCCGGCTCCAGGTTGACGAACACCCCGTCGCGGAAGTTCGGTGAGCGATCGGCGACCGCGCGGATGTCCGACGGTTGGGCTCCCAGCGCGGCCGGCGCGCCGTGCAGCGCTCGCAACACCCATCCGCCCGTCGCGAGTGAGACCGTGCCCACCGCGAATCGCAACGCCCCCCGCAACATCCGATCAGGCCCCCTGGAATTTCGGCGGCCGCTTCTCCACTCGTGCGACCTGCGCCTCGATGACGTCCTGACTGCCCCACGCCTTGTCGAACAACTCCTTCTGCACCGGCGAGGGCTCTTCGATCGAGCCGTCGTCGTTGAGCACCCGCTTGGCGTGCTGCAGTGCCAACGGGGCCAGGCCGGCGATCTCGGCGGCCCAGGCCTGCGCGTCGGCCAGAGTGCCGATCCGGTTGGCCATCCCGGTCTGCAACGCCGTCTCGGCGGTCAGTTTCTCCGCTGTCAGCAGCATCGCCCGCGCGCGGCCGTGTCCGACCAGCGAGGACAGCCGATGGATGCTCCAGTTATCCAGCGCCAGGCCGTATTTCGATGTCGGGAACTGGAAGAACGCCTCCGGTGACACCACCCGCAGGTCGCACTGCATCGCCAGTTGCAGGCCCGCGCCGATCGCGGGCCCGTTGATCGCGCCGACCACCGGAATCGGCGCCGCGTCCAACGCCTTGTGTAGTTCGATCAGCCGGTCGGGATAGTCGGCGGCGAACGCGTCACCGCTGAGGTCGGCGCCGGCGCAGAACACGGTGCCCTGACCGGTCAGCACGACGACCCGGACATCCTCGCCTGCCGCCTTCTCCACCGACTCGCGCAACTCCTCAACCAACTGGGAGTTGAGCGCGTTGCGTCGTTCGGGACGTTGCAACTCAATGGTCAAGACGTCTTCGACACGGGTCAGACCGATCATGGGACATAGCCTAGTGACGTTTCAGACGGCATCTACTCGGCGGTAGGCGGAGCGTTCCCATCGGCCGAAACACCTGACAGGATGCTTCACCGTGACAAGGCCTAACTTCCTGGTGATCGTGGCAGACGACCTCGGCTTCTCCGACATCGGCGCATTCGGCGGCGAAATCGAGACCCCCAACCTGGACCGGCTGGCCAACGCCGGACTCCGGTTCACCGACTTTCACTCGGCACCCGCCTGTTCACCGACGCGGTCGATGCTGCTGACCGGCACCGACCACCACATCGCGGGCATCGGCACCATGCTCGAGGTCGCCCCGCAGTTCCGCGGACAGCCCGGCTACGAGGGACATCTCAACGACCGGGTGGTCGCCCTGCCCGAACTGCTGCGGGACGCCGGATACCTGACCTTGATGGCGGGCAAGTGGCATCTCGGCAACACCATCGACACCTCGCCGTGGTCCCGTGGATTCGATCGGTCGTTCGCGCTATTGCCCGGTGGCGCAAGCCATTACAGCAACGTTCCGGGCGACTTCATCCCGATGATGTCGCGCTACACCGAGAACGACCAGTTCGTCACCGTTCCAGACGACTTCTACTCGTCGGACTTCTACGCCGACACGCTGCTGCGGTATTTCCGCGAGCGCACCGACCCCGAACAGCCGTTCTTCGCGTATCTGCCGTTCCAGGCGCCGCACTGGCCGCTGCAGGCACCGACCGACACCATCGCGAAATACCGCGGCCGCTACGACGACGGCCCCGACGCGCTGCGCGAACAGCGACTGGCCGCGCTCAAGAAGCTCGGGCTGTGCCCACCCGACGTCGTCGCCCACCCCGTGGTCGCCGACGGGGAGCCGGAATGGGCCGACATGACCGCCGAGCAGCGAGCCGCGTCCGCCCGGGCCATGGAGGTCTACGCGGCCATGGTGGACCGGATGGATCACAACATCGGCCGGGTGATCGACTACCTCACCGAGACCGGCGAGCTGGACAACACCGTCGTCGTCTTCCTGTCCGACAACGGCGCCGAGGGCGCGATCCTCGAGTCGTTGCCGATCCTCGGCGGCGCGATCGCCGCCGAGATCGAGAAGAACTGGGACAACAGCCTCGACAACGCCGGAGCGTCCAATTCGTTCATCTGGTACGGCCCGCGCTGGGCGCAGGCCGCCACGGCGCCGTCGCGACTGCACAAGGCGTTCACCGCCGAGGGCGGCATCCGCGTGGTCGGGTTCGTCACGTGGCCGGGCTTCGACCGCCAGCAGCAGATCGGCACCGCGTTCAGCACGGTGATGGACATCGCGCCGACCGTGCTCGAGCTGGCCGGCGTAGAGCACCCGGGCACCGAATACCGGGGGCGCGAAATTGCGCCCATGCGCGGTCGGTCGCTGTTGCCGTATCTGTCCGGCGCCGGATCGGTGCACGCCGACACGGCCGACACCGGATGGGAGTTGTTCGGCCGCAAGGCAATTCGGCAAGGCGACTGGAAAGCTCTGCACCTGCCCGAGCCGTACGGACCGGGTGACTGGCAGCTCTACGATCTGTCCGCCGACCCCGGCGAGATCAACGACCTGGCCGCGACGCACCCCGAGA
This genomic window contains:
- a CDS encoding enoyl-CoA hydratase is translated as MIGLTRVEDVLTIELQRPERRNALNSQLVEELRESVEKAAGEDVRVVVLTGQGTVFCAGADLSGDAFAADYPDRLIELHKALDAAPIPVVGAINGPAIGAGLQLAMQCDLRVVSPEAFFQFPTSKYGLALDNWSIHRLSSLVGHGRARAMLLTAEKLTAETALQTGMANRIGTLADAQAWAAEIAGLAPLALQHAKRVLNDDGSIEEPSPVQKELFDKAWGSQDVIEAQVARVEKRPPKFQGA
- a CDS encoding arylsulfatase; the encoded protein is MTRPNFLVIVADDLGFSDIGAFGGEIETPNLDRLANAGLRFTDFHSAPACSPTRSMLLTGTDHHIAGIGTMLEVAPQFRGQPGYEGHLNDRVVALPELLRDAGYLTLMAGKWHLGNTIDTSPWSRGFDRSFALLPGGASHYSNVPGDFIPMMSRYTENDQFVTVPDDFYSSDFYADTLLRYFRERTDPEQPFFAYLPFQAPHWPLQAPTDTIAKYRGRYDDGPDALREQRLAALKKLGLCPPDVVAHPVVADGEPEWADMTAEQRAASARAMEVYAAMVDRMDHNIGRVIDYLTETGELDNTVVVFLSDNGAEGAILESLPILGGAIAAEIEKNWDNSLDNAGASNSFIWYGPRWAQAATAPSRLHKAFTAEGGIRVVGFVTWPGFDRQQQIGTAFSTVMDIAPTVLELAGVEHPGTEYRGREIAPMRGRSLLPYLSGAGSVHADTADTGWELFGRKAIRQGDWKALHLPEPYGPGDWQLYDLSADPGEINDLAATHPEKLAELLTLWDRYVEDTGVILDPTPAS